CCTATAACTACTCCCACTTCTTTTCCGATTGTAGCATCAGCTGGAACCATGAAGGCAACTAAACACAAGAAAGGAAGAGCTCAATCTAATAAGAACTTAGAGATTTTACCGTTAATTTCCTTTGTGAATAGTCCTTTACGTGTGATAATCCAACCGATTAGAACAAAGGTTAATGTTGCAAGAACGGCACCATATAACCCTTGCGAAGTTAATATCTTAACTAAATGGTTCATATTATCCTTTTAATTTAGATCTATTCAAAAATATAAGAGGTGGTACAAAGAGACTAAATTTGTACCACTATAATTATATTAAATTAACACAGTTACTGAATGTTTTGGAGGTTTTGTTTCAATCTCAGGCTGTTTTTTTAATACACTTTTCATTAAAAAGTTATTTATAGTACTTGAAATATCGTTAATTAAGCATTTTTAATTTAAAAGTTAAATAACTAACTTTATGGAAAAATAAGAAGAACTTAACTCATTTTAAAGCTAAAAATAAAATTATTATTAAAAATCGTGAGAAAATATAACAATATTTACACAAATATCTTTTAAACATTGTGTTTTGTAATTGCCAAGTTTTGTAATAATTGAAATTAAAAATTCAAGACAAAAGAATAAATTTTACTCATTTATGTGTCTTGAATTTGCAACTTTATTTATATAAAATACTAATTTACTCGTTTCCCTTGTTTTCTTTAGCCATTTCATTTGCAATTAGAAAACCCATAAAACAATGTGAAATAGCTATTCCAACAAGAGGGAGAACCAACGCTACAATAAAATATGTTTTATTTTTTAGGCGATATGCATTTATTAATGTAATTATTCAAAATACAAGTCCTGCGATACCAATTGGAATAAATAGTATTACAAATATTATAAAAAATGCAAGAGTGACAAAGGTGATGCTAGATTCCATAGCTAGTTGTACTACAAATAGCCAATGCAAAATAAGAACTAATATACCAAGAACAAAATTGGCAATTCCAAGTATAGAATAAGTTTTCGCTGTTTTTATTTCTTTTTGCTTAAACATTTTTTCTCCATTAAAAAATTCTATACCTATAATATAAACTGAAAAAATTGTTAAAGTCCAAACTTAAAAAATGATTTTTCAAAAAGCTATTTATTATTTAATTTTCAAAGTGAAATTTGCATTTTCGTTTTTAAGTTAGCTATAAAAACTTAAAAATTCAGTGTGGTTTATACCTTAATTTTTATTTTTTACTTTTAAACGTAATTTAAAAAAATATTAAAAATTTTCTCAAAGCATTTTTAGGTATAAATATAATTGATTTCTTAATTATTCGTGTTAAATAAAAAAGTTTTTATTTATAAAAATCATCATTGAAAATAGAAAAATTATTAACGAATCAGTCTATACTCCTATAAATGTATAATTTAATATTTAAGATTTAAATTTACTAATATATAATTCACATATATAAAATTAATAATTATAATAAAGTTTTGAGGAATTTAAATGAAAAACAAAAGATTTATGTTTGCCATTGACCTTGATGGTACATTATTATCATCAAGCGCAAAAGGTACAATTCACCCTATTGCCAAAGAAGCGATTGAAAGAGCTAAAAGGGAAGGTCACATTGTCTGCTTAATTACTGGTCGTCCTTGACTTTCAACAAAGCCAATTTATCATGAACTGGGCTTAGACACTGTGGTTACTAACTATAACGGTTCTCAAATTCACAATCCAAGTGATGAAAACTTTATTCCTTCAATCAAATACCTAAATCTTAACGAAATGCTTTATATTTTAGGTGACCCTAAAGTTAAAGATGAGATTACAAATGTCGCCATCGAAGGTCCGGGATGAGTTTTAATTCAAAAACGTGACGACGATTTAGAGCGTGTATTTGGATTTGCTCAAAATCGTAAATTTGTTGTCGGAGTGGATTTAAATAAAATCCCGCTAAGCCCAACTGGTATTATTTTTGATGTTAAAGAAACAACAGATTGCGAAGAATTAAGAGAATACCTACGTTCAAGATATGGTGATTTAGGTGAATTTTCTTATTGATCAAAAGGAGAAGGTTTAACTCCTGTATTTGATATTACTAATGTATCTGTAAATAAAGGTCGGGTAATTTCATTATTAAGTCGTTACTATGACATCCCACTAGAAAATATTGTTGTGTTTGGCGATGGACACAATGATGTTCCAATGTTTAAAGTTGCGAAAGTTTCGGTTGCGATGAAAAACTCAAAAGACCCAGTCAAAATGCAAGCAACTGTTCGTCTTGAATATACAAATGCTGAAGGTGGTGTTGGGTACTATATTAATCGATTTTTAGATAACCCCGAGGCAGAAATTGAAAAAAGCAATAAAGAACGAGCAAAAATGAAAACCGAAGCTTTTTTAACTGCAGATTTGGATTAATAATGCAGTTTATTGAATTTGAGCAATATAAAGTTACTGCCGATGATGAAATTATTGGTGTTGATGAGGTTGGGGTAGGTGATTATTTCGGCCCATTAGTTGCAGCCGCGGTATTTATTCCTAATATCAACAAAGAATCTATTTTGAAGTTAGGGGTTAGGGATTCGAAAAAAATTAACGACAGCAACATATTAAAAATTGCACCAAAAATTAAGAGTCTATGTACCTGGGGCGTTTATGTATTAACTCCTAACGGTTACAATAATATGAGCAGATATAATAATGCTAATGAATTAAAAATGTTTGCACACTTAAATGCAATTGAAAAAATTATCAATAAAATTGAGTTTTTTCAGTATATTTTTATTGATAAATACTCAACAACAAATAGCATGCAGAAATATTTTAATAAATTTAAAGGCCCTAATAGTTTTGTTAAATTTAGTGATTTTAGTCAAAATATTATTTTGGCTAATAAAGCAGAGTCGCTTTCAATTGAAGTGGCTTGCGCATCAATTTTAGCTCGGGAAGCATTTTTAATTAGAATGCAAGAATTGAATCGGCAATACAATATCAATTTTCCTTTCGGGGCTGGAAATGTTGTTAAAGAATTTGCGTTTAACTTGTGAAAAACACGTCCAGATATCGACCCCAAGCTAGTATGTAAAAACACATTTAAAATGGATTTAAGCAGTGATTAAACTGAAATTCAATACAAAAACACACGATAACCCGTGTGTTTTTATTTATTTTTTATTAGATCATGGGAATGTATTAGCTTCAGGATCTGGTTCTTTTAACATTAATAAACCAATTACTGAAATTAGTGATGCAACAATAATAATTACATACATTCAAATATTATTTACTGCGAATTTTCCACCAGCAATAATTGGGACTAAGTTAATTAAAATTAGAACAAGTGTAAAGAAAATAAATCCTAAACCTCAAATTAAACTAAACATTCATCCAATTGTTTTAGGGTTATTATCTTTGTATTCGTGTGGTGTATTCAACATAACTCCTTGAATACCTCATAATGATAATCCTGATAAGAAACCTAAAATATAGAAAATAACACGTGAAGTTATATCACCTTTAGAAACTCCTCATACGTATGTGATCATTGATAAAACATACAATGAGATTCCTAATAAAATAACTGATGCTATATATCATTTACGTTTTAGCGGGAATCTTGACCATAGGCCAATTGTAATAGGACCTACAAACACAGCAGCCAAGAATACAATATATCATTCTCTAATGTGTGTAGCTTCGCCCGCAGGATTTCCTGCTATTTCAGCAAGTTTTGGGAATATAACGTGCGATAGCGCTGTTGGAAGTACAACGGCACATAATCATCCCCCATATAGTAATGTTCAAGCTCAGGTAGCTTTTTTTCTAAAGTAAACCCCAAGTAATTTCAAGCCACTTTCTTGTTTTTCCATTGATTCTTCTTCTTGAGCTTTTTTAGCGTCAAATCTTGATCCAAAAATAATCATAACTAACAACGGAATAACATTTAAAGCTGATAATGTAGTTAAAATAGTTTTTCAATTATTCATAACAACATCGTTTGCTTTTGTGTAGTGTGCAACAACAAATGGTAAAACAGCAATAATTGTACCTAGTGGGTAGAATCAGATACCGAATTGCGAAACTACAGATTTTTGTTTTTTAGTAAAGAAATTAGCAACGATAGGTTGGGTCAAGATAATCATCATTGTCCCTCCAATTGCCATTAATGTTCTTAGTACTAAAAATAATACATAACCGTATGGTTGGCTAGGTAGAAATTGTGCTGGGATACCTAGTAACGTTAATGATAAAGCTACAATAGTAGTATATTTGTGGAACAGTTTCGATAACAATAAAGCAACCGCAACTGATCCGATACCACGACCAATAGTTATACCCCAGTTGGCTGCTTGGTTTTTAAGTAAAAATGATGAATCATTTCCATTAATTCCAAAGTACCCTAAAATACCAGGGTTTAATATTGTTTTATCACCTTCAATACTGATACCTTTACCAGTTAAATATCCACCAAAGCCTCAGTTAGCAATAAATAATAAATACGCTATCGAAATAAATAATCAAATAAAAATGCCATATAGCGCTTTATTTTTTTGCAACTTATCTTCAAAAGATAGTTTAGTCTGCATAACGCCTCCTTTCATAATTGTTTACAAAATAATTTTGCTTTTTTAGCATACCATAAAAATTGAAAATAATGCCGTTTTTCTCCAAAATCCTGTAATTTATAATTGCAGAGGCACAAAAAAGGCAATTTATAGAATCATTTTTTCATTAATAAATATCTAATTAGATACTTTTAGCAAAATAAACCTCAAAATCCTCAATTTTTTTTGCTAGGTTTAGCAAGAATACTAACCAAAAAAATAAAAACACATAAGAAACAACTAAGTACTTATGCGTTTTTATTTTTTAATCAAATATTTAAATTATACTCACGGATTAAATATGAATAGAATTGAACCACCTAGCAAAATTAAGGTTAGTAGACTGAATGTAACAGGGTAAAATTTTGATTTTATTTTCTTAATTTCTTCAACTGAGGAAGTTTGATTTAAAGTTTCATTTTTAGCTTTATCACGATAGTGATCTACTCTTTTTTCGCCGATAAATACAATGAATAAAATTATTGCTGAAAGAAAGGTTGGTAATATAACTTCTCCCATACCTTTTATCGAGGTAAGAAGCGACGATCTTTGAGTTGCGCTTCATCCATTTGTGACATCGGGTTTTAAGATATATTCATAAACAGCTTTATTAATAATATCTGAGGTTCCAGTGCCACCAGGTGTTGGAGATATCGAGTTAATATTGCGTGCCAACACGCTAGCAACAGTCATATTGAAATATGAACCTCCGACCAAATCGGGTTGTAACATGTCTGCTGAAAGGGCGAATCAAGCTGTTGGAACATAGAAAGTTAAAATTATTTTTCAAAATAATATTTCTACAAAGTTATATCACTTGCGAAGTACAGTTTTTAATCCCTCTCTTACTTTATACAATTCATATTGGTATTTTGATATCATAGCTTCCGAATCATAAACGTGTATAAACGGCAATCATTCAACCACATGAACAAATGTTTTTAGAATTTTATTTTGAAGTTTACTACTCAATGAAAGAACCAAAACGATAATAACTAAAAAAGTATCAATAGTTATTCCTAAAATAAGTGATATAAGCATTGTTAAAACTGCTGGATCTGATAAATTAGCGAAGAAATTGCCATAAAAATGAATGCCAATCGGCACAAATATAATTGTTAAAATAAGGTTTGAAATTTGCCATATAAAAGTGTTAATTACTATTGAAGATAGCAACTCAGGTCTTGGAACATCACGTCTTCGTAAAAATCAGTATGTAGCTAAATCGCCTCCAATCGACTTCGGTGTCACATTTTGTGCCACAAGCGATATCAGCGAACCAATCATTAAGTCAGAAAATTTTACTTTCACATTTTGTCAGGTAAGTAGCCGTTTAAATATAATTGAATTGATTATTGAATATAACGGGAACCAGCCCAACATTGCTATAAATGAAAGTCTTGTTCAGCGATCGTGATTAATTTGGTTTCACATCGTTCACAAAATCGCGCCAATGTTAGCATCCCCAATTTTTGTTGAATCTTTATAATTGTAAACAGAGTGGAATAAAAATAGGAATATACCAACTAAAATAAGTACCAATCCAATATATTTAATTATTGAACCTAATTTAATTGTCTTTATTCTGTTAGTTTCTTTTAAATCTAATATATTATCAATAATTTCTTTCTCTCTAATAATTGCGTCTAATTTTCTTTTATCATTTGAACGCATCCTAACATCAGAAAATAAATTTAATTTCTCAGTTATGCCATTGTATGATAAGACACACCTCTCGCCTTGTGCAAAACGTATTTCATACTGCGTTTTTAGTGAATTATTACTGATTTTGTACTCGTTTATACTCGTTATTTTTTGATTCGCTAGTTTGCCTGTCATTTTTATGCGATTGATAAAAGGTTCTAAATTAGAGTGTTCTAAATCATATATTTTATCCACCGTGTGCGAAAAACCAAATTCATCATAAATCCTTGACAAGATATCAAAAAGAGTAAGGTTTTTTTGCTTATAAAAAGCAACCATGCGCAAAATTTCCAAGGCAAATGAATAAGCATTGTAAGTTAGTATTTCAGGATTAATAATATATTCAAACTCGTTGTTATGTGCTAATAATAAATTTTTGTTTTGTTTAAACTTATCAAATAACTCATCATCATTGGAATACGTGAATACATCCAAGTTATTTTTACTTGCAATTACATCGACTAACGATCCAGTGTCAATACTGCGGGCTACATAATATTTGCTTAACTTAGTTCGATCAAAATTAGGATCATCGTTTATTAAAAAATATAAATATAACCCTGCTAATTGCGAAGTATTTAAGTACTTATAAACATGTTTGTGCTTATACGAAACGACTAATCCGCTTCCTTTGCTATTTATAGCTATATTTACATCGTTTTTTCTAAATATAGTTGAATTATGAATTTTATTTAAGTGTTTTAACTTAGATTTAAATCAATTTTTATTTTTATATTGATTAGCTATTGGAATATTTAAATTTAAATTTTTGAATATTTTTTCAAAAAATTCGATGTTACTTCGTGAACCAAATTGTATATTTTGTCTTAGTTCTTCAATATCTTTTAATGAACTAGAATCTGTATAAAAATTAGTAATTTTGTCGATTATTTTGTGTGAATAATTAATTTTTTTAAATTTAATTGTACGATCAGGAATTTCAACGTACATATAATCAGTCTCGGCTAGGTTTTCTTGCATATTAAATGCTCTATCAACACAAAAAGGTTGGCCATTATTGCAATAAAAACTAATTTGCATATTATTTTTTGAGCTATCGTGCTTTCCAATATATACAGAAGCGACAATATCATTTTCTTGTGCGACAACTCTGTGAAAAGTTTCCGGCAAAGTATCAGAAGATTCAGTCATAACAACCTTAAATCCATAATCATCTATAACTCTGGCAAAAATATTGGTAAATAATTCACCGTGAAATGTTCTATCATTGATTAATAAAATTTCTTTCTTTTCAGCACAATTTTCCCTAATAACACGGGCAAAAGACTGAGCGATTGCAGTAGCTGTATACTCATTTAATACCGCTGTACCAACACCAACAGGGGCAATTATCTTATGATTAACAAAAACAAAGTTTTTGCTAAATGCACTATTAATGTTTTTGTGTTTTTTGCTAAATTTTGAACTAAAAAGTTGCTTAGTAAACGATTTATCTTTACTTTCTCGTGATCTTCACTTCTCAAAAACTGGATTCATTTTTGCACCCCGCGATTTAAAAATAGTTTTATAAAATTATATATTTTAATTTCCCTATGATAATATAATTGTTTTTATGATAAAAATATTACTTGCTGGTACTCCTGAATTTGCTGTTGATATTTTTGAGCAAATTATTATAAACTACAATGTTGTTGCAATCGTTTCTCAACCTGATAGACCAAGTGTTCGTGGTCGAATTAGCTTACAAACTCCAACCAAGTTGTTAGCTCAAAAATACAATATCCCGTGTTTCCAACCTGAAAAAATTGGTGAAATTTATGACGAGTTAAAACAACTAGAATATGATTACTTAATCACAGCGGCTTTTGGACAATTTATACCCACTAAAATTTTAAGTATTGCTAAAAAGTACAATTTAAATATTCACGGATCTCTTCTTCCTAAGTTTAGAGGTGCCGCTCCTATTCAATACGCTGTTTGGGAAGGAGAATCTCAAACAGGTATTAGTTTAATGGAAATGGTTAAAGAAATGGATGCTGGCGATGTTTTTGTACAAAGTGTTGTTAAAATTGACGAAAATGATACAAGCGCTGATGTTTTTAAAAAATGTTCAAATGTCGCTTCTGAAAATATAGTTCAATGAATTAGAGACATTGACCAAAATAAACTTCAAAAAAAACCTCAAGACATCTCAAAAGTGTCGTTTAGCCCTAAACTGAATAAATCTGACGGCGAGATTAAAACATCAATGAGTGTTCAAAAAGCTCTACAAACAATAAAAGCTTTTTACCCCAATCCTTGTGCATTTACTCACATAGATTCTAAAAGAGTTAAAATTAATTTTGCTACATCAAACCCTGTAAAAAATGCGCCTACCATCCAATTAAGTGATGGAACAATATACTTGGTGGATTATCATTTCGAGGGTAAAAAACGTGTAAAACTTAAATAAAAACGATTTTAATAAAGATGCCATCGGCATTTTTTTAATTGCAAACAAAATATCTTTATATGAAAACGTGCCACAAATTAAAACCTTTTTAGACAAAAACTTATAGAGAAAGTGGTTTTTGGAATATTTTTGAAAAAAAAAAAAAAAAAAAACGTGTATTCTAATTAATGATCGAACAAAAATAAAGAGGTTAACATTATATGAAAATGAAAGCATTAGTATACCATGGCGAGCATAACATTGCTCTAGAAATGGTTGACAAACCGGTTATTTTAAAACCTACAGACGCAATTGTAAAAATTACAAGAACTACTATTTGTGGTACTGATTTAGGTATTTATAAGGGTAAAAACCCAGAAGTTGCTGACGGAAGAATTCTTGGACACGAAGGTATTGGAATTGTCGAAGAAATTGGCTCAGGCGTGTCAAATGTCAAAGTTGGCGATAAAGTTCTAATTGGTTGTGTAACACCTTGTGGAAAATGTGACAACTGTAGAAGACAATTATATTCACACTGTAGAGAAGCAGAGGGTGGATGAAAATTCGGATACATGATTGACGGTACACAGGCTGAATACGTTAGAGTTCCATTTGCTGACAATAGTTTATACAAATACCCAACATCAATTTCTGATGAGGTAGCAGTTATGCTATCTGACGCACTTCCGACAGGACACGAAATCGGTGTACAGTATGGAAAAGTTGCACCAGGTAAATCTGTTGCAATCGTTGGAGCGGGTCCAGTAGGTATGGGAGCTTTACTAACTGCCCAATTATACTCTCCATCTCATCTAGTGGTTATAGACTTTGACAAAAACCGTCTAGAAATGGCAAAACAATTAGGAGCCACACACACATTAACACCAGATGAAACATTAATTGATAAACTAAAAGAAATTGTGGGAGCTGATGGTGTTGATGTTGCAATCGAAGCTGTTGGTATTCCACAAACATGAGATACTTGCCAAAAAATTGTTAAGGCTGGTGGAAATATCTCAGTTGTTGGTGTTCACGGTAAAAAAGTTGACTTTAATGTTCAAGAACTATGAATCAAAAACATTACTGTTACAACAGGACTTGTAAACACAAATACACTTCCAATGTTAATTAATGCTGTTTCTACTGGAAAATTACCGGTTGAAGGCTTAATCACACACAAATTTAATCTTTCAGACATGATGAAAGCTTATGACACATTCTTAAATGCATCTGATAATAAGGCAATGAAAATTTTTATTGACGCAACAAAATAAAATTT
The Mycoplasmopsis californica genome window above contains:
- a CDS encoding AEC family transporter, coding for MNHLVKILTSQGLYGAVLATLTFVLIGWIITRKGLFTKEINGKISKFLLDWALPFLCLVAFMVPADATIGKEVGVVIGLSAAFYILMAVYSFVIVKFFPRLISTKLRAKARLAYEKSDKSATSVKYEEAYVESYAQKILAAQMMVSYASLQF
- a CDS encoding Cof-type HAD-IIB family hydrolase, giving the protein MKNKRFMFAIDLDGTLLSSSAKGTIHPIAKEAIERAKREGHIVCLITGRPWLSTKPIYHELGLDTVVTNYNGSQIHNPSDENFIPSIKYLNLNEMLYILGDPKVKDEITNVAIEGPGWVLIQKRDDDLERVFGFAQNRKFVVGVDLNKIPLSPTGIIFDVKETTDCEELREYLRSRYGDLGEFSYWSKGEGLTPVFDITNVSVNKGRVISLLSRYYDIPLENIVVFGDGHNDVPMFKVAKVSVAMKNSKDPVKMQATVRLEYTNAEGGVGYYINRFLDNPEAEIEKSNKERAKMKTEAFLTADLD
- a CDS encoding ribonuclease HIII, which produces MQFIEFEQYKVTADDEIIGVDEVGVGDYFGPLVAAAVFIPNINKESILKLGVRDSKKINDSNILKIAPKIKSLCTWGVYVLTPNGYNNMSRYNNANELKMFAHLNAIEKIINKIEFFQYIFIDKYSTTNSMQKYFNKFKGPNSFVKFSDFSQNIILANKAESLSIEVACASILAREAFLIRMQELNRQYNINFPFGAGNVVKEFAFNLWKTRPDIDPKLVCKNTFKMDLSSD
- a CDS encoding hexose phosphate transporter, with protein sequence MQTKLSFEDKLQKNKALYGIFIWLFISIAYLLFIANWGFGGYLTGKGISIEGDKTILNPGILGYFGINGNDSSFLLKNQAANWGITIGRGIGSVAVALLLSKLFHKYTTIVALSLTLLGIPAQFLPSQPYGYVLFLVLRTLMAIGGTMMIILTQPIVANFFTKKQKSVVSQFGIWFYPLGTIIAVLPFVVAHYTKANDVVMNNWKTILTTLSALNVIPLLVMIIFGSRFDAKKAQEEESMEKQESGLKLLGVYFRKKATWAWTLLYGGWLCAVVLPTALSHVIFPKLAEIAGNPAGEATHIREWYIVFLAAVFVGPITIGLWSRFPLKRKWYIASVILLGISLYVLSMITYVWGVSKGDITSRVIFYILGFLSGLSLWGIQGVMLNTPHEYKDNNPKTIGWMFSLIWGLGFIFFTLVLILINLVPIIAGGKFAVNNIWMYVIIIVASLISVIGLLMLKEPDPEANTFPWSNKK
- a CDS encoding lysylphosphatidylglycerol synthase transmembrane domain-containing protein, producing MNPVFEKWRSRESKDKSFTKQLFSSKFSKKHKNINSAFSKNFVFVNHKIIAPVGVGTAVLNEYTATAIAQSFARVIRENCAEKKEILLINDRTFHGELFTNIFARVIDDYGFKVVMTESSDTLPETFHRVVAQENDIVASVYIGKHDSSKNNMQISFYCNNGQPFCVDRAFNMQENLAETDYMYVEIPDRTIKFKKINYSHKIIDKITNFYTDSSSLKDIEELRQNIQFGSRSNIEFFEKIFKNLNLNIPIANQYKNKNWFKSKLKHLNKIHNSTIFRKNDVNIAINSKGSGLVVSYKHKHVYKYLNTSQLAGLYLYFLINDDPNFDRTKLSKYYVARSIDTGSLVDVIASKNNLDVFTYSNDDELFDKFKQNKNLLLAHNNEFEYIINPEILTYNAYSFALEILRMVAFYKQKNLTLFDILSRIYDEFGFSHTVDKIYDLEHSNLEPFINRIKMTGKLANQKITSINEYKISNNSLKTQYEIRFAQGERCVLSYNGITEKLNLFSDVRMRSNDKRKLDAIIREKEIIDNILDLKETNRIKTIKLGSIIKYIGLVLILVGIFLFLFHSVYNYKDSTKIGDANIGAILWTMWNQINHDRWTRLSFIAMLGWFPLYSIINSIIFKRLLTWQNVKVKFSDLMIGSLISLVAQNVTPKSIGGDLATYWFLRRRDVPRPELLSSIVINTFIWQISNLILTIIFVPIGIHFYGNFFANLSDPAVLTMLISLILGITIDTFLVIIVLVLSLSSKLQNKILKTFVHVVEWLPFIHVYDSEAMISKYQYELYKVREGLKTVLRKWYNFVEILFWKIILTFYVPTAWFALSADMLQPDLVGGSYFNMTVASVLARNINSISPTPGGTGTSDIINKAVYEYILKPDVTNGWSATQRSSLLTSIKGMGEVILPTFLSAIILFIVFIGEKRVDHYRDKAKNETLNQTSSVEEIKKIKSKFYPVTFSLLTLILLGGSILFIFNPWV
- the fmt gene encoding methionyl-tRNA formyltransferase translates to MIKILLAGTPEFAVDIFEQIIINYNVVAIVSQPDRPSVRGRISLQTPTKLLAQKYNIPCFQPEKIGEIYDELKQLEYDYLITAAFGQFIPTKILSIAKKYNLNIHGSLLPKFRGAAPIQYAVWEGESQTGISLMEMVKEMDAGDVFVQSVVKIDENDTSADVFKKCSNVASENIVQWIRDIDQNKLQKKPQDISKVSFSPKLNKSDGEIKTSMSVQKALQTIKAFYPNPCAFTHIDSKRVKINFATSNPVKNAPTIQLSDGTIYLVDYHFEGKKRVKLK
- a CDS encoding zinc-dependent alcohol dehydrogenase family protein, translating into MKMKALVYHGEHNIALEMVDKPVILKPTDAIVKITRTTICGTDLGIYKGKNPEVADGRILGHEGIGIVEEIGSGVSNVKVGDKVLIGCVTPCGKCDNCRRQLYSHCREAEGGWKFGYMIDGTQAEYVRVPFADNSLYKYPTSISDEVAVMLSDALPTGHEIGVQYGKVAPGKSVAIVGAGPVGMGALLTAQLYSPSHLVVIDFDKNRLEMAKQLGATHTLTPDETLIDKLKEIVGADGVDVAIEAVGIPQTWDTCQKIVKAGGNISVVGVHGKKVDFNVQELWIKNITVTTGLVNTNTLPMLINAVSTGKLPVEGLITHKFNLSDMMKAYDTFLNASDNKAMKIFIDATK